A DNA window from Arachis hypogaea cultivar Tifrunner chromosome 18, arahy.Tifrunner.gnm2.J5K5, whole genome shotgun sequence contains the following coding sequences:
- the LOC112770492 gene encoding uncharacterized protein, with translation MESTKEQHGLLHQILPPRLEDAGLEDCALLPESIHQAFLKAAAAVKSAAAIFSDDDDETAGDCVNDPWPAAAEGTSDAVIGIEPENELSGACTVEKGCEESDDEVKVSSGSSCEVEEVVDEIVVGEGAKLWGR, from the coding sequence ATGGAGTCAACCAAAGAACAACACGGGTTACTGCACCAGATCCTACCCCCGCGCCTTGAAGATGCAGGCCTCGAAGATTGTGCTCTTCTGCCTGAATCCATCCACCAAGCATTCCTTAAAGCAGCCGCTGCCGTGAAGTCCGCCGCCGCGATTTTCTCCGATGACGATGACGAGACCGCCGGAGATTGCGTCAACGACCCGTGGCCAGCCGCAGCCGAGGGAACCTCCGATGCTGTGATTGGGATCGAGCCGGAGAACGAGCTGTCCGGAGCATGTACCGTCGAGAAAGGATGCGAAGAAAGCGACGATGAGGTGAAGGTCTCCAGTGGTAGCAGCTGCGAAGTGGAGGAGGTTGTGGACGAAATTGTGGTTGGAGAAGGAGCTAAATTGTGGGGAAGGTGA
- the LOC112771723 gene encoding glucan endo-1,3-beta-glucosidase 5, with amino-acid sequence MEGEKSSLFFVLLFLNVIWLVGSVSGIGVNWGIQSTHPLPPSTVVKLLKDNGIQRVKLFDADPDILDAMKKSGMQVMVGIPNDMLYTLANSVQAAEKWVSKNVSAHLSSGGVDIRYVAVGNEPFLSTYNGTYESTTLPALQNIQAALTKSGLSNRVKVTVPLNADVYQSSSEKPSDGDFRPDIHDLMLQIVKFLSQNGAPFTVNIYPFISLYSDPNFPVDYAFFNGYQPAINDNGKNYDNVFDANHDTLVWALQKNGFTNVPIIIGEIGWPTDGDKNANLQLAQRFNQGFVSRYYVSQKGTPMRPGPVDAYLFSLIDEDNKSIRPGNFERHWGIFYFDGQPKYQLSLGQSKGLVAASGVDYLAKKWCVLKPSANLNDDQVAPSVAYACENADCTSLGYGTSCGNLDVKGNISYAFNSYYQIHDQLDSACKFPGLSMITDKDPSVGTCKFRIMIQTDSAEWIDGRTWFLRKVFFVLLFYIITIIM; translated from the exons ATGGAAGGTGAAAAATCTAGTCTCTTTTTTGTTCTGTTGTTCTTGAATGTGATATGGTTAGTGGGTTCAGTGAGTGGAATTGGTGTTAACTGGGGAATACAATCAACACACCCTTTGCCACCATCCACAGTTGTGAAATTGCTGAAAGACAATGGAATTCAGAGGGTTAAGCTATTTGATGCTGATCCTGATATCTTGGATGCTATGAAGAAATCTGGGATGCAAGTTATGGTTGGAATCCCAAATGACATGCTTTATACACTTGCTAATAGTGTTCAAGCTGCTGAAAAATGGGTTTCAAAGAACGTTTCTGCGCATCTCTCTTCTGGAGGAGTTGACATCAG GTATGTTGCAGTGGGAAATGAACCATTCTTGTCAACATACAACGGTACTTATGAATCCACAACGCTTCCGGCTCTGCAAAACATTCAAGCAGCTCTGACGAAATCCGGTCTGAGCAACCGTGTCAAAGTAACTGTCCCTCTAAATGCAGATGTATACCAGAGCTCATCTGAGAAGCCTTCGGACGGAGACTTCCGGCCGGACATCCATGATCTCATGCTGCAGATTGTCAAGTTCTTGAGCCAAAATGGTGCACCATTTACTGTGAACATCTACCCTTTCATTAGCCTCTACTCTGACCCAAATTTCCCGGTAGACTATGCCTTCTTCAACGGCTACCAACCTGCCATCAATGACAATGGAAAAAACTATGACAATGTCTTTGATGCAAACCATGACACACTAGTTTGGGCCCTGCAGAAGAATGGTTTCACAAATGTCCCTATAATCATAGGCGAAATTGGTTGGCCTACTGATGGAGACAAGAATGCTAATCTTCAACTTGCGCAACGGTTCAACCAAGGCTTCGTGTCGCGCTACTATGTATCTCAAAAGGGTACTCCAATGAGGCCTGGTCCGGTCGATGCTTACTTGTTTAGCCTCATAGATGAAGATAACAAGAGCATTCGACCGGGTAACTTTGAGCGCCATTGGGGAATATTCTACTTTGATGGACAACCTAAGTACCAACTTAGCCTTGGACAATCGAAGGGGTTGGTAGCAGCTAGTGGTGTTGATTATCTGGCTAAGAAGTGGTGTGTGTTGAAGCCTTCTGCAAATCTTAATGATGACCAAGTTGCACCAAGTGTGGCATATGCTTGTGAAAATGCTGATTGTACTAGTCTTGGCTATGGAACTTCATGTGGTAACTTAGATGTTAAAGGTAACATATCTTATGCTTTCAATAGCTATTACCAGATTCATGATCAATTGGACAGTGCATGCAAATTCCCTGGCCTTTCTATGATCACTGATAAGGACCCTTCTGTTGGAACTTGCAAGTTTAGGATCATGATTCAGACAGATTCTGCTGAATGGATAGATGGGAGAACTTGGTTTCTAAGAAAAGTGTTCTTTGTGTTATTGTtttatattattactattattatgtaA
- the LOC112770494 gene encoding protein MAIN-LIKE 1-like yields the protein MPFGECTITLQDVAYQLGLPVDGRYVSGCLTDFHIYIEGGRPAWETVRRFARAYIMMLLGTQLFADKFGNRIHIRCLPYVAWLEEMGTYSWRSAALAWLYRCMCRVANRHVVKLAGPLQLLQSWIFWRFARFRPAGYDTCSWPLASRWSGYNPPGGEKGPRVQNWRLRLDMLQATDFIWMPYSSPEVLQVVHPEVLEPRHTAMWRSVTSLIYFAVIE from the exons atgccgttcggagagtgcacgatcacacttcaGGATGTGGCATACCAGTTGGGGTTGCCAGTGGACGGACGCTATGTCAGTGGTTGCCTTACGGATTTCCATATATACATCGAGGGTGGCCGTCCTGCCTGG GAGACTGTGCGGCGCTTCGCTCGTGCatatatcatgatgttgttgggtactcagctgtttgccgacaagtTCGGCAACCGCATTCACATCAGATGCCTTCCATACGTTGCTTGGCTTGAGGAGATGGGTACCTACAGCTGGAGGTCTGCAGCACTagcatggttgtaccggtgcatgtgccgagtggcgaACAGACATGTGGTAAAGTTAGCGGGCCCACTTCAGTTACTTCAGTCCTGGATCTTCTGGCGCTTTGCTAGGTTTAGGCCTGCTGGGTATGATACGTGCAGCTGGCCCTTGGCCTCGAG gtggtcaggttacaACCCTCCCGGTGGCGAGAAGGGACCTAGAGTGCAGAACTGGAGACTGAGGCTAGACATGTTACAGGCCACCGAT TTTATTTGGATGCCCTATAGCTCCCCCGAGGTACTGCAGGTTGTGCATCCGGAGGTGTTGGAGCCTCGGCATACGGCAATGTGGCGATCTGTGACATCACTGATCTACTTTGCCGTGATAGAGTGA